A region of the Apium graveolens cultivar Ventura chromosome 6, ASM990537v1, whole genome shotgun sequence genome:
GTATGCCACAACTTTATACAAATTCAGATTAAGTTTTTTATTCTACGTGTAGTTAAAATTTGATTTCAATGTGTAAATTACAAACATACATTAAACATCCCCCCACCCAACCACATGTCCAGAGATGAGAAAAATCAGACAAAAAATAATACTTGACCAGAAACAATGTACCTTAATAAATTGGCCATATGTAACACGCTGGCTATTTGGGTATCTATAATATACAGCAAAACCTGGCATATTCCCGCACTCACGTTCATATATCGATTCATTTTTCTGAAAAACACGACAATGGATATGAAAAAATACTCACAAAATCATCAATTTACCCAAAATAATTTCTTTCAAGTATGTCGATAAACCAAAGGGCCAAAGAAGACCATTATGTACCTTCCAAAGATAAGCAGTCCTCAGTGTATCGGACAAAACCCTTCCAAGTCGACCCACTTCGTACTCGGTACAGCAACATATCATAGGTTGTAAAGTTTTGCATATAAGAACGTCTATGTGGTAAATAGTGTTAAAAAAAGGTGTCCCAAGGGAATGAAGAGTATTCACAAACATGGCACAGTAAACGGCATCAGGCATACTGAATGTACATCGTGGAAAGATACACCTCTGAAGGAATTCCATATTTATCTTCAGGGTATCAGGACCACTACTTAACCACTTATCTTTTTCATGACTAAGTCGTCTGCGAACAGATACAACATTTGATTCATGCTTCTGCAGTTCACTAGTCAATCGGTCTAAAGATTCTTGAATCCTTTCCTTGTCTTTCTCTCTCTTTGTGATAGCTGAGTTCGAATTATCAGAGAGTTCTTCCAACGCTTTAAGAGCAGAATGCAGCTTGCTTATTTCAGACTCATAACAGTTTCTAGGAACATAAAGATCATATAATGTAAGACCCCAGAAGGTGGCATACAGATCAGGAGAGACTATTCCAAGCTTTTGGAGGTAACATTGTTCTAGAAGTGTCCAGGAGAGCTGACCACCTGCAAATTACAATGGTAAGAATTCAACTTCAATGTGTAATCAAAAGTAAACAATCCCAAAAAAATAAACCTTATTTATGGTATACATCTGTTGGATAACTATACTGCAAGTCTGTATTAATATGATAAAAAGAGCATTACGTAATAGGTTTCCTCCCGTTGCCAAGATCAAGAACAAGTTGGCTCTATGGATTCGTAGCTGAATCTTTTTTCAGCGCTTGCAATTTCATCACAATGTAAAGGCCAGAAGACTTTAGAACTACTCTGAGATTTGAACAGCCTCATCACGGGTCGATATATTAAAAATGCCACCTAAAAACAGAAATCACCATCAAAAGCAAGGTAATGGAGCATGAAAGGAAGTCTGCAAGTTAAGAAATAATAGCGTCTTGCTATAGGGAATGTGTGCTGGTGTTAGAAATAAAAAGGGTATGCATCTGATCCGGTAAATGTTGTTTAGACAAACAAAGACATGTTTAGAAGACTAATACTTGGACAAGAATGAAACAGTGCTAGGATGAAGGGAAAGAAATAAAGGTTGACAAGCAATGTGATACATTAGCTTCCTCAACAATCCACTGTAACTATCGAACTTGAATACAGATATGAAAACACTTATATATCTTAGTTGATTGCAATGGACTTATTAATAATTCATCTTGACATCACTACTTGCCTTTATTTTCATCTATTCATATCCAGTCTCATGAATCCAATAAAGTTGGTCTTCATCCATCTCtatctatactctttattaatgGCCAAAACCCATTTCCAATGGTACCTCAATGTCCCAAATTTGGTGAAATCAAATCAGAACAATTTTCAATTATATATATTGT
Encoded here:
- the LOC141667033 gene encoding THO complex subunit 2-like, producing MEFLQRCIFPRCTFSMPDAVYCAMFVNTLHSLGTPFFNTIYHIDVLICKTLQPMICCCTEYEVGRLGRVLSDTLRTAYLWKKNESIYERECGNMPGFAVYYRYPNSQRVTYGQFIKVH